Proteins found in one Hypericibacter terrae genomic segment:
- a CDS encoding enoyl-CoA hydratase/isomerase family protein encodes MDENILCTVENQVAIITLNRPAKLNAMTPEMIQSIIAATDRCNRDDNVRVVIVTGAGEKSFCAGSDIRELDTYPTPWAFRSRPDYCDAVRRLVKPSIAAVNGYAFGGGLETAMSCDIRICSPNARFAAPEIKLGWIGGGGMAVNLAHAVGPSNAALMIMTGDPIEAEKALAWGLVSEVVASDKLMARAREIAAAIAARAPIAAETAKLNLRAAFSMPLDKAIEYERDLQTVCFATEDATEGRQAFKEKRVPVFRRR; translated from the coding sequence ATGGACGAGAACATCCTCTGCACGGTCGAAAACCAGGTCGCGATCATCACCTTGAACCGGCCGGCGAAGCTCAACGCCATGACGCCGGAGATGATCCAGTCGATCATCGCGGCGACCGATCGCTGCAACCGCGACGACAATGTGCGCGTCGTGATCGTGACCGGAGCCGGGGAGAAGTCCTTCTGCGCCGGCTCCGACATCCGCGAGCTCGATACCTATCCCACACCCTGGGCCTTCCGCTCGCGCCCCGACTATTGCGACGCGGTGCGCAGGCTGGTGAAGCCTTCGATCGCCGCGGTCAATGGCTATGCCTTCGGCGGCGGGCTCGAGACGGCCATGAGCTGCGACATCCGGATCTGCTCGCCCAATGCGCGCTTCGCGGCGCCCGAGATCAAGCTGGGCTGGATCGGCGGCGGCGGCATGGCGGTCAACCTCGCCCATGCGGTCGGGCCGTCGAACGCGGCCCTCATGATCATGACCGGCGATCCGATCGAAGCCGAGAAGGCGCTGGCCTGGGGCCTGGTCAGCGAGGTCGTGGCGTCGGACAAGCTGATGGCCCGGGCGCGCGAGATCGCCGCCGCCATCGCGGCGCGGGCCCCGATCGCCGCCGAGACCGCCAAGCTCAATCTGCGTGCGGCCTTCTCGATGCCGCTCGACAAGGCGATCGAATATGAGCGCGATCTTCAGACCGTCTGCTTCGCGACCGAGGACGCGACGGAAGGCCGCCAGGCCTTCAAGGAAAAGCGCGTGCCCGTCTTCAGGCGGCGCTGA
- a CDS encoding sugar phosphate isomerase/epimerase family protein, producing the protein MIQVGIFSGYFPYTLKEQAQKIRAHGFNTVQLDLAFKDIDFSTPESITKEKAKTVRETFRDHDLPICCISGYTNITHPNPAERKKRLDYLKAIIRNARNFGSPYVISETGTFNTESDWVAHPKNKTEEGFQECKAVIKELSQIAYDHGAQFLLETYVNNVVGSVEETVRLFAEVDHPGLGLLMDPTNYFESHNIEKMDGVLKQIFDTLSDKIRISHAKDVKRSGGDKSEKHADIDASESHTFRGVGEIELPAPGLGSLNYDYYLKRLSEKHPNIPIIIEHLDETDVPRAKKFIDGRLRANGV; encoded by the coding sequence ATGATCCAGGTCGGTATTTTCTCAGGATACTTCCCCTACACGCTGAAAGAGCAGGCTCAGAAGATCCGGGCGCACGGCTTCAACACGGTGCAGCTCGACCTGGCGTTCAAGGACATCGACTTCTCGACGCCCGAATCGATCACCAAGGAAAAGGCCAAGACCGTCCGCGAGACCTTCCGCGATCACGATCTGCCGATCTGCTGCATCTCGGGCTACACCAACATCACTCACCCCAATCCGGCCGAGCGCAAGAAGCGCCTAGACTATCTCAAGGCGATCATCCGCAACGCGCGCAACTTCGGCTCGCCCTACGTCATCTCGGAAACCGGCACTTTCAATACGGAATCCGACTGGGTCGCCCATCCGAAGAACAAGACCGAGGAAGGCTTCCAGGAATGCAAGGCGGTGATCAAGGAGCTGTCGCAGATCGCCTATGACCATGGCGCGCAGTTCCTGCTCGAGACCTATGTGAACAATGTGGTGGGCTCGGTCGAAGAGACGGTCCGCCTGTTCGCCGAGGTCGACCATCCGGGCCTAGGGCTGCTGATGGATCCGACGAACTATTTCGAATCCCACAATATCGAGAAGATGGACGGGGTGCTGAAGCAGATCTTCGACACGCTGTCGGACAAGATCCGCATCTCCCATGCCAAGGACGTGAAGCGCTCGGGCGGCGACAAATCGGAGAAGCATGCCGATATCGACGCCTCGGAATCCCACACCTTCCGCGGCGTCGGCGAGATCGAGCTGCCGGCGCCGGGCCTGGGCTCGCTGAACTACGACTACTATCTGAAGCGCCTCAGCGAGAAGCACCCGAACATTCCGATCATCATCGAGCATCTCGACGAGACGGATGTGCCGCGGGCGAAGAAGTTCATCGACGGCCGCCTGCGCGCCAACGGCGTCTGA
- a CDS encoding extracellular solute-binding protein, whose amino-acid sequence MPAYRGLTWDHPRGYKALQAAAARLDEARDGLKIHWDRQPLEGFESHPIDDLCRRYDIVVLDHPHIGEAVAKRCLQPLESIFVGDEIAAWGRDTIGPCLTSYRYAGSHWALPLDAATQVMALRPDLLDRDPPRSWAEMLALPANIPLCLSLAGPHAILSLMSMSVALGEVPGAGDPSRFLAARAVAAALDILRPLSERSLPAARDLNPIGILNRMAAGDDLVLCPLVYGYVNYSAPRDPKAKRVAFHDAPAAKPGGRPGSTLGGTGIAISTRCQVSPALLDHLRWLIGPEAQTGFIPANEGQPSRRESWQDAGVNAAWGDFYRNSARTLEQAWVRPRFDGYIAFQTQASAILREGLDERQPAAGIAGRLQDCYTALRPTGAEL is encoded by the coding sequence ATGCCGGCCTACCGGGGGCTGACCTGGGATCATCCGCGCGGCTACAAGGCGCTGCAGGCGGCGGCCGCGCGGCTTGACGAGGCGCGCGACGGTCTGAAGATCCACTGGGACCGCCAGCCGCTCGAGGGCTTCGAATCCCATCCGATCGACGATCTCTGCCGCCGCTACGACATCGTCGTGCTCGACCATCCGCATATCGGCGAGGCCGTCGCGAAACGCTGCCTGCAGCCGCTTGAATCCATCTTCGTAGGCGACGAGATCGCGGCCTGGGGACGGGACACGATTGGACCCTGCCTGACCAGCTATCGCTATGCCGGTTCCCATTGGGCGCTGCCGCTGGATGCGGCGACGCAAGTGATGGCGCTGCGCCCCGATCTCCTGGATCGCGACCCGCCGCGGAGCTGGGCGGAGATGCTGGCTCTGCCGGCGAACATTCCGCTCTGTCTCTCACTTGCCGGTCCCCATGCGATCCTGAGCCTCATGTCGATGTCGGTCGCGCTGGGCGAGGTGCCGGGCGCCGGCGATCCGAGCCGGTTCCTGGCGGCCCGGGCGGTGGCGGCGGCGCTGGATATCCTGCGGCCCTTGAGCGAGCGCAGCCTGCCGGCGGCGCGCGACCTCAATCCGATAGGGATCCTGAACCGGATGGCCGCGGGCGACGATCTGGTGCTCTGCCCGCTGGTCTATGGCTATGTGAATTATTCGGCGCCGCGCGATCCGAAGGCCAAGCGCGTCGCTTTCCATGATGCGCCCGCGGCCAAGCCCGGGGGCCGGCCCGGCTCGACCCTGGGCGGCACTGGGATCGCCATCAGCACGCGCTGCCAGGTTTCACCGGCGCTGCTCGATCATCTCCGCTGGCTGATAGGTCCCGAGGCCCAGACTGGATTCATCCCGGCCAACGAGGGGCAACCCAGCCGTCGCGAATCCTGGCAGGATGCGGGCGTCAACGCCGCCTGGGGTGATTTCTACCGGAACAGTGCCCGGACCCTGGAGCAGGCCTGGGTCCGGCCCCGCTTCGATGGCTATATCGCGTTCCAGACGCAAGCCTCGGCGATCCTGCGGGAGGGGCTGGACGAACGCCAGCCCGCAGCCGGGATCGCCGGGCGGTTACAGGATTGCTACACCGCCTTGCGCCCAACAGGCGCCGAACTCTGA
- a CDS encoding SDR family NAD(P)-dependent oxidoreductase, translating into MTLKGKTVLYTGAAGGLGHDTSMAMAAAGARVIAIDSDPVKAERLANSAKHAGPGSIVLEAIDLSDLKGLARRLAEIAKREGGFDIVINNAAIYPSKPFEQYTIEEHQAVQRVNVDAGIVCVQTALPDMKHKGWGRIVNISSVTFYGGWALLSPYVASKAALVGLTRAWAREFGPHGITVNAIAPGAFPTDAEKIHPDPEGYTRFVLDHQALKRRGSAADIANAILFLISDQSSFITGQTLNVDGGWVMH; encoded by the coding sequence ATGACGCTCAAGGGCAAGACGGTTCTTTATACGGGGGCTGCGGGCGGCCTCGGCCATGACACCTCGATGGCTATGGCGGCCGCGGGTGCCCGCGTCATCGCGATCGACAGCGATCCGGTCAAGGCCGAGCGGCTCGCCAACTCGGCCAAGCATGCGGGACCGGGCTCGATTGTCCTGGAAGCCATCGATCTGAGCGATCTCAAGGGGCTTGCACGCCGTCTGGCGGAGATCGCGAAGCGTGAAGGCGGCTTCGATATCGTCATCAACAATGCCGCGATCTATCCTTCCAAGCCGTTCGAGCAGTACACGATCGAAGAGCATCAGGCCGTACAGCGCGTCAATGTCGATGCCGGCATCGTCTGCGTGCAGACGGCGCTGCCCGACATGAAGCACAAGGGCTGGGGCCGGATCGTCAATATTTCGAGCGTGACCTTCTATGGCGGTTGGGCGCTGCTCTCGCCCTATGTCGCCTCCAAGGCCGCGCTGGTCGGGCTGACCCGCGCCTGGGCGCGTGAGTTCGGGCCGCATGGCATCACGGTGAACGCCATCGCGCCGGGCGCCTTCCCGACCGATGCCGAGAAGATCCATCCCGATCCCGAGGGCTATACCCGCTTCGTGCTGGATCACCAGGCGCTCAAGCGGCGCGGCTCGGCGGCCGACATCGCCAATGCGATCCTGTTCCTCATCTCCGATCAATCCAGTTTCATCACCGGCCAGACGCTCAATGTCGATGGCGGCTGGGTGATGCATTAA
- a CDS encoding CaiB/BaiF CoA transferase family protein codes for MGILTGYRVLDCSIAMAGPFAAQRLGDLGADVVKVEPVTGEWQRHVSAGGAKGNRINVSFLSLNRNKRSIAVDLKSAEGKAVLMDLVRTADVFLQNYRPGVAKRLGVDYESLSKINPRLIYVSMSGYGETGPYINKPGQDLVLQGMSGAMLSAGREGEAPTPAGQYLVDAVTAYTAFEGALAALLHRERTGEGQLVTVNMLDAITTLQMQELSIFTVAGKPQTRSAEPHAHVYIRAPYGAFATRDGSIIVSFPSLKKFGGLIGEDSFLTMEDETDSWTRRDEIFAKTRERLKTRTSAEWLELFAANDIWAGPVYGYEDLVKDPQIELNGTFVEYDHPTEGHVKTPGFPIKFSKAPSTVERGAPLAGQHTREILKAAGYDDARIDALMKSGALAETKV; via the coding sequence ATGGGTATTCTGACCGGCTATCGCGTTCTCGACTGCTCGATCGCCATGGCGGGGCCGTTCGCGGCCCAAAGGCTGGGCGATCTGGGCGCCGATGTCGTGAAGGTCGAACCGGTGACGGGCGAATGGCAGCGCCATGTCTCGGCGGGCGGCGCCAAGGGCAATCGCATCAACGTCTCCTTCCTCTCGCTCAACCGCAACAAGCGCTCGATTGCAGTCGATCTCAAATCGGCCGAGGGCAAGGCCGTTCTGATGGATCTGGTCAGGACCGCCGACGTGTTCCTGCAGAACTACCGTCCCGGCGTCGCCAAGCGGCTGGGCGTCGATTACGAGAGTCTCTCCAAGATCAACCCCAGGCTCATCTATGTCTCGATGTCGGGTTATGGCGAGACCGGTCCCTATATCAACAAGCCCGGCCAGGATCTGGTGCTGCAGGGTATGTCGGGCGCGATGCTGTCGGCCGGCCGGGAAGGCGAGGCGCCGACGCCGGCGGGCCAGTATTTGGTCGATGCCGTCACGGCCTATACGGCCTTCGAGGGCGCCCTGGCCGCGCTGCTTCATCGCGAGCGCACCGGCGAGGGGCAGCTGGTGACCGTCAACATGCTCGACGCCATCACCACCCTGCAGATGCAGGAGCTGTCGATCTTCACCGTGGCCGGCAAGCCGCAGACGCGCTCGGCCGAGCCCCATGCCCATGTCTATATCCGCGCGCCCTATGGCGCCTTCGCGACCAGGGACGGGTCGATCATCGTCTCCTTCCCAAGTCTCAAGAAGTTCGGCGGCCTGATCGGCGAAGACTCCTTCCTGACCATGGAGGACGAGACGGACTCCTGGACCCGGCGCGACGAGATCTTCGCCAAGACGCGCGAACGGCTGAAGACCCGGACCAGCGCCGAATGGCTCGAGCTCTTTGCCGCCAACGACATCTGGGCGGGCCCGGTCTATGGCTATGAGGACCTGGTCAAGGATCCGCAGATCGAGCTCAACGGCACCTTCGTCGAGTATGACCATCCGACCGAGGGCCATGTGAAGACGCCGGGCTTCCCGATCAAGTTTTCCAAGGCGCCCTCGACCGTCGAGCGCGGAGCGCCGCTGGCGGGCCAGCATACGCGCGAGATCCTGAAAGCCGCCGGCTATGACGATGCGCGGATCGATGCGTTGATGAAGTCGGGCGCGCTCGCCGAAACCAAAGTCTAG
- a CDS encoding aldose 1-epimerase family protein — protein MVQLFGRSYTRREVAAHAGMLSQFAGVRLMTLGDGVERDIRMLEFRTGSGLRFTVLLDRAFDVADCEYKGQAIGWNSPSGFRHPGLHEYEGEGGLAWLRSFSGLVVTCGLDHILFMHEDKSDHYHYVHRKSVNSSIHGRISTTPGKLIAYGEQWDGDECTLFCEGVIQQSAVFGEDLHLIRRIEAKLGASEFTIQDRVVNHGFYRTPHMFCYHINIGHPVLSEGSRYLAPVAHTVWAAHAEDYKKQEVGYRRLPGPRHNFHEQVWQHAMAADAAGQVPVAIVNDALGLGFLVETNKNEFPCQFQWQNFQEGQYAIGIEPSTNHVYGKSFAQERGELIWLEHGEEKRYKTRFAVLDGAQALAAAEKRITAIARQPDSDYPDPSNRWDPIAGRGKSAGVPA, from the coding sequence ATGGTGCAGCTATTCGGCCGCTCCTATACCCGCCGCGAGGTGGCGGCCCATGCCGGCATGCTGTCGCAGTTCGCCGGCGTGCGGCTGATGACATTGGGCGACGGTGTCGAGCGCGACATCCGCATGCTCGAGTTCCGCACCGGCTCGGGCCTGCGCTTCACCGTGCTGCTGGACCGCGCCTTCGACGTGGCCGACTGCGAATATAAGGGCCAGGCCATCGGCTGGAACTCGCCGAGCGGCTTCCGCCATCCGGGCCTGCATGAATATGAGGGCGAGGGCGGGCTCGCCTGGCTGCGTTCGTTCTCGGGCCTGGTCGTGACCTGCGGACTCGACCACATCCTCTTCATGCATGAGGACAAGTCCGACCATTACCACTATGTCCATCGCAAGTCGGTCAACAGCTCGATCCATGGCCGTATCTCAACCACCCCCGGCAAGCTGATCGCTTATGGCGAGCAGTGGGACGGCGACGAATGCACCTTGTTCTGCGAGGGGGTGATCCAGCAGTCGGCGGTGTTCGGCGAGGATCTCCATCTGATCCGCCGCATCGAGGCGAAGCTGGGCGCCAGCGAGTTCACGATCCAGGACCGGGTCGTCAATCACGGCTTCTACCGCACGCCGCATATGTTCTGTTACCACATCAATATCGGCCATCCGGTGCTGTCGGAGGGCTCGCGCTATCTGGCGCCGGTCGCCCATACGGTCTGGGCCGCCCATGCCGAGGACTATAAGAAGCAGGAGGTCGGCTATCGCCGCCTGCCGGGACCGCGCCACAACTTCCATGAGCAGGTCTGGCAGCATGCGATGGCGGCCGACGCCGCGGGGCAGGTTCCCGTCGCCATCGTCAATGACGCGCTGGGGTTGGGATTCCTGGTCGAGACCAACAAGAACGAGTTCCCCTGCCAGTTCCAGTGGCAGAATTTCCAGGAAGGGCAGTATGCGATCGGCATCGAGCCCTCGACCAACCATGTCTATGGCAAGTCCTTCGCGCAGGAGCGCGGCGAGCTGATCTGGCTCGAGCATGGCGAGGAGAAGCGCTACAAGACCCGCTTTGCCGTTCTCGACGGCGCCCAGGCCCTTGCGGCCGCGGAGAAACGCATCACGGCCATCGCCAGGCAGCCCGACAGCGACTATCCGGATCCCAGCAACCGCTGGGATCCGATCGCCGGCCGTGGGAAGTCAGCGGGAGTTCCGGCATGA